A region of the Silene latifolia isolate original U9 population chromosome 9, ASM4854445v1, whole genome shotgun sequence genome:
ATGAGTTGTATATGGATTTCTATGTTAATCCCCCTTTTTAGTCTAGTCATACCGCATCAAGTGGCTCATGTTTCTTATATGCGTTTTTACTTGAAATTGATGGTTAATCATGCTCCAAGATGTGTGTTGGGACTAAAATTGAAGTTTTATATTTGATCATCCCAAAGTTCAATTTCCATAAGTTTTAAGTAGACAATAATGTTTTAAAAGGATAATTCTCAATTCTTATTGTCTAAAATATAGACATGCTAAAAAAATGTTGCTGCAACCCTTTAACAAATTATACATGAGTTATAGTACTTCTAATTGATTCAGGGGTGTTGTATGAGAAGCAATAAGGGTTATATTTGCATTTTACAGGTATATGCTGCAAAATTGGAAAAGTTGAATGAGGATCACTCCCGAGGGAATTCCTGTACTCTCATATCTTGAGGTATTATATTTTTGTTATTGTTTGCTAATCAACTTTCTAGAGCTTGAGCATTTCTATTTTATTGATATATGTGGCAGCCAAATTATTTTTTGCATAACAAATATTCGCCACTAATTTTTTCTGCCTGCTGTAAAAGTCGTTTCTATCTAATGAAGTTAAACATTGTCTACTTATATTAATTGAGTCTTGTTAGCAACTTAGCCGAGATAATTATGTGCTCATTACCTTCTTGTAGTACAGAACTAAGTTATGTATGATAGGTTGGGGACTTTGTTCTTGAGATAAAACCTTGCTGCTGAACCTGGTTAAGTGAAATAGTCTTTGGCCGATAGTACATTGTACATTTATTCGATCCCCATATACTCATTTTTTAATCATTGTATATTTTTTATAGTTCCTAAAGAATTAGCCTATTTGTCAGCCTGGTTCCTTCGACTAGGAAGCACAACATTTTATTTGTGAATTTCCAAAATTGTACTATTTGATATCACCTAGATGAACCGATAAGACTAGATATAGTGGATTTGTTACTTCAAtttagggatgtcaatggatcgggatcgggtcgggtgaagcctcatccgtcatccatccgtccttttaaaatcgcatccaacccgtccgtcatccgtgaaacatatcatccgtcatccatccatccatcatccatggatgaaacgggtggatcgggtgataaacgggtgttgtgtatttaaatatttcaagttaaaaaaaatgatgattttttttctctACGAAAATAAAGTTAGATAATTACTTTACTTTAACTTTCTAGTGGTTAGGttcacaaaatatttatattgagagtagaaaaatatgaaaatttaaatattttatatcttaataatgtgtaatatgtaaaaaaaattaaataaaaaataataaaatcgggtgatggatggatggcgggtggatggcgggtggaatttcttcatccaacccatccgtcatccatcatctgtttcatccgtcatccatccatcatccatttaaatcgggttttcatccatcttttaggatcgggtggatcgggttttgatggatgcgggtgaaattgacatccctgCTTCAATTGATTGCTAGTAATGAGTGTCCATATTTTTCATCTTTGTACAGCAAGTTTTTGTTTTAATCCAAATACAAAGGTTTTTTCGGGTGATTGCTTAAGACTGCGTGATTCAGTCAATTATAACGGTAGATCTACGTTAATTGCGTTATTGTCATGGATTTGATAACTAAACTCATATGGAATAATTCTTGCGTGAACTCGTTTCAGGTTTGTTTGATGTTGTTAATCAACCCTCTATACATTACTTGAGCGCCCAAAGAACGTAGACAATAGTTTGCAGCCGGTGGTGCCCTTGATGACAACTATACTGGACGAATTAGAGAGTAGATGATTTAGTCGACCCATATATTGTAACCTAAAAGCCCTTGTAATATAAATTTTGAGGGGTAATCTTTTATTGatattattttgttttatttgataTTTTGTTTAGTACTTCAGTTGTGTCAAGTTGATTTTTATTGATTCGAAGTACTTTATTTAAATTTTTTGTAGTTTAAAGAAATAACATTCTGTGCcaatctttattttttttttctgaaaataTATTTCTCGACGCTTTTTTATGTAGTAAAGCATCTAACCTAGAAATATAATTAAGCGGAAAAAACTTGGTCACAGAAAAAAGCGTCAAAACTGAAACTTTTGATGTAATATTATGTCACCATGATCGACACAAAGAAGCGTCAGTATGTAATGCCGTGACACATATAAGCGTCGAGAATATTGACAGCAAAAAGCGTCACAAAATACTGACGGCGAAAATATTGACGCTTTTAGAAAACGTCGACAAATAATTTAACGACGCTTTTAGCGTCAAAAAGAGCCTTAAAAAGCGTCAAAAATGCAAGGGATTTGTTGTAgtgaatatatttatataaatacacACATATTGGGGAGGGATAGTTTTAAAAAAGGTTATGACGCTGGTATCTAGCTTACTAATCAGAAAGGTTACAGTGTGAACTCTGGGTATGAGTGGATGAGGCATAAGGAATAGAAGGTAGGATGGGCCAAGTTGGTATGGAATTCTTGGTCTTTGCCTAAGCATAGATTTCTGTGCTGGCTAATTTTCAAAGATGGTCTCAATGTGAAAGACAGATTATTTAGGCATGGCATTAGTGCTGATGCTGATTGTTGTATATGCAGAGATGCACATGAAACTGTTTGTCATATTTTTCAGCAGTGCAGATATACAAGACTGGTAATAGCAGGGATTTGCTCTTGGCTTCATATTGTAGAACCACATGGTAATGGACTTGTATGGATTGGAAAAAGGAACTGGCCTGGTCACAATTGAAGAAGCATTTGTGTTTAGCTGCCATCATGGTTGCCTACTATGCTGTGTAGTAGCAATGTTATGCAGCTTGGCTGGAAGGAACCTTGAAGAGACCTGATGTTTTGATTACTCAAATCCAGAATTTAATGAGAAACAAAATGACTAGCTAAGTGCAGGGATGCGGTTAGTATTTGTGATAGGTACTGAATTAACTTAATAGCATAAAATGGTGTATGTCATTCAACACGTTAATGTTATATGTAGCCTGTAATAGATGATTTGAGCTTAATGAAATCTTAGATTCCACCAAAAAAAGAATAACGTACAAACCTCCCAATAAATAATTAACGTCTTCTTAACCGACAAGACTCCAAACCTAATCctctatctactaaaagaataagtgCTCCCTATTATTTTCCCGCCAAAAAACATATTCTCAAAAAAGGAAATTAATGATTATTATgttcattcactaaataaggaaactaacaGTTACCATTTAATTCAtctattatattttcattaaaattaatctttttatcaaattatattattttcactaaattctaaattataacatgttaattaaaataaaataaaattgatataaaactataaattgttAAATCCTTtattgatcttattattagatgatgCATATTCAGTATAAAAGCAAAATTAAAaatcgttgttattacttttgtgacaaaattttttttttaaaaaaaaaatataaattgaaCTCATTAGCTAATGCTATAAAATATTTTCGTTAAAATATATTTCAActcattactcaattctcttaacTAATTTTCAGTTCTAGATTTTATTTTTCAAAGCAAAATACAATGATGAGaaatgtttacaattataaggtACCAATAATATGTAATTTATAAAAATTTTAAACTTGAAGTACCGTGCATATAACGTACGGGGTCTAAACTAGTTAAAAGTAATTAAATAATTCTAAACTTAATCTAACTCTCATAATAACTAAATCTGATAGAATGATCAATTTTTAATAGTCTAATTAAAATACTTCCTATAATCCGAACCCAACTCACCCGTGTTCGATCCCCGCCCCTTACTGAATTTTCTAATATGTCGACATCTGGGTCGTATCAGGACGTCTTCTCATCAAAGGCATTCGACGAGAAGTACTTTACAACTCGTCTGACGCTGCACTTTTGGATGATTCTCTACCAAAGTGTATCATCTTCTGTCTCAAGTTTATCAGGTGGATCTATCTTTGGCAAAGATTTTGCCGTTTATTAAGATTGGTGGCACTGAGGGTGAAATCAGGAAGACGTGTGGTTATGTCACGACTAACCTTGAATAATCCATTATACGGAGTAGTTATGTTACGACAATTTAAATGTGCCTTCTATATCATGCGGTCTACATATGGCATGTTAATAACTTAATAATATTAAAACACAAATCTAACTCATGATAGCTCCATTATTATCCTAATTAATCGTTGATAATTACCCCTTACTTTTAAAGTCTTTCCACTTTTAAttctgatagatgaaccaactcaaccaaaaccttaaggtgatggatgaggcccaactattataaatattcctattacgctccctcactcaaatgcccattgggcttgaagagtggttggtTGTCTGCAGACCGACTCCCCGCATCGTGTCTttgggtttccacttcgagttttttttgaggagttttgaggttgctgggatttgaacccgtgaccttcttGGTCACACCCTCCCtcgataccatgatagatgaaccaactcaaccaaaaccttaaggtgatggttgaggctcaactattataaatattcctattacgctccctcactcaaatgcccattgggcttgaagagtggttggttgatgtcaagaaaccatctcaaccaaaagcttaagctgatggttgAAGTTCCTTAATTCGTTTTATACTCTAACACTCCCCCTCACACGAAGGCCCATTTTTTGGGCTTGAAGTGTGGGTGCGCAGCGGATTCCTCCTTGCATTACGATTATCCACTTTTTTTAGAATGGAGGGGGGTgggattcgaacccgtgacctttgatcacctggctctgataccatgtcaagaaaccatctcaaccaaaagcttaagcttttggttgagatggttcctTGACAAATTCATCCATAAATCCATTCATTATTATTGATAATCAAGTGTTGATAATAACTAACTTTGTGATATTAAAACACTATATAATCCTGATCCATCTAATCCATTATTAACTCAAATCCAACCATTAACAGACGTTGGATGACAATTAGCTTCAGAGCTCACCCCAAGGAAATCCCGAGTTTGCCCTCCATTATTTCCAACTCCTCCTATATAGTTTTCTTGATATTCATTCTGCAACTTCTGACGCTTAGTAGGGTTGTACATAGTTGATAGATTATGGACCGACCCCGAACCCTCAATGTCGCTTCCAAGATTCGTTGTAGTTGAATTGGAAGTACCATACACTGACCCATCGTcacaattactattactattactattaccattaccattaccattaGCAGTATTGTTGATGATGTTATGTTCTTTCGAAAACGCAAAGTTCCCAAGAAAGAGTGCATCATTTGATGTCGTAGTAAGTGCTGAAATATTAGCACCAATTTGAGCTGCCTTTTGTAGCAATGCTGTGGCAGACATGAAATGTGAGGAATTACTAGAGGATGTCTGGGTGTCTACATGTTGTGTGCTATACAAGGAAGGAATAGAAGAGGTGGTATTATTATTTGAAGTAATATTGGTGATTGCTCCCAGTTCTCCGCCATTGATATATATATTGTTTAGTGATGAACTGGATATCTTACTTCCAAAAACCCAACTCAACGGGGAGTACCCATTATTGTCTGGAAGGAGATTCGAACCTGGGACCAGCATGAGAGGGGTATTTTGGGGATTAAATGAATTGGTAGTGTTATTAAGTTGATGGTGCATATTATCATAGTTTGATTTTGTTGGGGCTAATTGATTACCTAACCAAAAGGGAAGAACTCCGCTTTGGGTTTGTAGGTCAAGGGTTTCGTctttagtagtagtagtagtaattgaTGAGAAAGGCTTGAAAATAGATGAAAAATGTTGTGACATATTAGATCCCATCAGTTGATAGTTGAGGTTATTGTTCATAGTTCCTGTAGTATTGAGGCTAAAATGAGTACTTGCTCCATTCATTCTAGCTGTTTCTTCTGCTAAAGCGTCACAAAATGCTCTGTGAGTTATGAAACTATCCCTCCTGCTTGCACAATAAACATATTATGTGTTTTTTAAATCTAATAAGTTAACCATTTATATACATACTAATTTCATTAACATCATTACCACCTTGATATGATGCGTGATAACCTAAGGTTGACTACAATTCATCATATATAGGGCTCACAATCTTTAAAGATCGACTTTGAGCCAAGCTACACCAATGACGCACTTGCCAAGTTATCTATTAATGATGCTCGACCAAATCAAGGAAATTTTAATTGGAGTAAAGCTCCTTTAATTTTTTTGAGAATCTTTGTAATTTAGACTCTGTTAGTTGTAATTATTTAGACACGATAGCTTGTATTGAGCTCTCCGCGCTGACCCTCCACCATGATTTATAACTTACGGTACGGTTATTTCCGTTTTCTTAATTTAAAGTCCCATTTTaaccaaaaagaaaaatataagGTAAGGTTGACACAAATTAGCTATATATTGCTTTTATGAACTCGTAGGACAACCTGAGGGACAACTAGTTTTAAGCGATTGAATTTCCATGTGATGAAAAAATGTCAAGAGATAAGGTCATACGTATATGTACTAAATAAtctcatactccctcctattctaaatcacACTCCCCCGTTCCTtattcatctattcacaatattctcctctttttcctttttagtaaagttttatacttattttaatcaacccaacccaccccacaacaatacctacattccatactttatcttattttaattaactcACTCCACAACAATACATACTTTAATCACCTCActccacaataccttccctctctctaaTTCATCATATATAGGGCTCACAATATAAAATAGTTGGAGATCTGGGTATGTTGTAAAATTGAGGATGATGAACCCTAATTCTAAAATTTGGGGTAATTGGGGGATTTTGATTGTTAGCAAAACTAGGGATATTTGAACAGTAGAAAATCTTTGTtgaggtttttgattttttcattttttaaagGATGAAGAACCCTTATTCTGAGATTTGCTGGAATTGAGGGATTAGATTGGATTATAGGTAACTCGGAACTCATTTGATATAGCTTCTTTGAGAAGCATACTACTTCTGACGTATGTAACTGATGCTGACAATGTTTCTCTCTTAACCGTGAATGAAGCTGTAAATCATCTGTCATATATATCATCTCTGCCTCTCAAAATACTCTAAAGATATTTCGTGGCTGATTAAGTAGAGCACGGAATTTATATCTGCTCAAAAGATGCAAGAAATCTGCTTAAATGGATGATTTATTGACCTGGATAAAAGATATGTCAAAGTAAAGACTCTGGATGTTTGTGAACTCACTCCGAAGTAGTAGCTCTAGGCTGGTCATAGCTTTTTCTCAATTTCTTCATCATTCATACAGAAACAAAGAATGATGTAGAAGGAGGTTGATGATGAAAAAATATGAAGGATGATGAAGAAGATTAATGGATCATTAATGGAGGTAATGAGCAAGGAAGGAGATGAAGATAGTAATTATTAGGAAATAAAGGGAATAGGTAAAGGGTGGTAATTTGGTAATGTAAAGGGTTTAATCTGACTTAAGTTGAAGCAGTGACCTATTGAATAGGTTGCCCTTCACTTAAGGTTATTAGAGTTAAATGATGGTATAGTTGAGATGTTTTTGGGTTATTGTAAAGTCGGGATTATTTTGAGCAGAACATACATAGTTGGGATTATTACCATCAATTAACCCTATTCTTTATAAGAACAATGAATTTATTAGTCtacattttatttcttattataATTAACAGAAGCAATAAAGGAAAACGTAAAGAAAGCAACACATATATTTACGTGGTTCAATAACGGTGTGTTAACTACGTCCACGAGGCACGCATGAGGGATGTAATAGTATAGGGTTCTATTGATAATGAGTAGATTACATATTTCTGATTTAGATTCAGACTGTTATGGTATTTAGAACTGTTACGGTGTAGTTTAGAGAGTTTATATACTACTATCTGAGATCTGTAATAGTGATTATTTAAAGTGCCGACTAACTGATTCAAGGCAAAAATACAACATTTCTGTATATAGTAGTTTGCATTACATGGTAGTTTAAATTGATGAAATTCCAaccaattaaattgaaatgatgACTCTCCAAAAGTAGTTATCATACCCTTAACAAATGATGAACTAAAGATTAAATTTAAATGACTTTCCAAAGGATGTTATGTTTAACTAGCTTCCTAGATAAAAGTGAACCATGTCGTTTAATATCAACTTGTTAAGCCCCCttcataaaaataaagaaaaaggaGCAAAAATGAATGAATCAGCAAAGGAAAGGCAAAGCTAGTAAGCAATAAATAGCATGATACCTTGAGAAAATAGTGCCACAATCACATTTATACTCCCTTGTTCCACAAGTCTTGGAATGGGCCTTACAATCAGAATGAACTGCATACTTCTTATTACACTTCTCACACTTCCATTTCTTCTGTCCATGTTTCCTAAAAAAGTGTTTTTTAATACCTGTGAGATCCCCAAGTGCTCTTGAAGGATGATTATGAACACAAGTTTTCTCTGGACAAACATAAACCCTTTTTCTTGGCTCTTTACTTGTTCTTTGCTTGAGTTTCCATGGCAAGTTATGTCCGCGACGATGTAGCTGTAAGTTTTGATCTCTTTGGAACCCTT
Encoded here:
- the LOC141602725 gene encoding zinc finger protein MAGPIE-like, with translation MTTNRFLCEICGKGFQRDQNLQLHRRGHNLPWKLKQRTSKEPRKRVYVCPEKTCVHNHPSRALGDLTGIKKHFFRKHGQKKWKCEKCNKKYAVHSDCKAHSKTCGTREYKCDCGTIFSRRDSFITHRAFCDALAEETARMNGASTHFSLNTTGTMNNNLNYQLMGSNMSQHFSSIFKPFSSITTTTTKDETLDLQTQSGVLPFWLGNQLAPTKSNYDNMHHQLNNTTNSFNPQNTPLMLVPGSNLLPDNNGYSPLSWVFGSKISSSSLNNIYINGGELGAITNITSNNNTTSSIPSLYSTQHVDTQTSSSNSSHFMSATALLQKAAQIGANISALTTTSNDALFLGNFAFSKEHNIINNTANGNGNGNSNSNSNCDDGSVYGTSNSTTTNLGSDIEGSGSVHNLSTMYNPTKRQKLQNEYQENYIGGVGNNGGQTRDFLGVSSEANCHPTSVNGWI